The Oncorhynchus nerka isolate Pitt River linkage group LG24, Oner_Uvic_2.0, whole genome shotgun sequence genome has a window encoding:
- the b4galt6 gene encoding beta-1,4-galactosyltransferase 6 isoform X4, whose translation MVQAQGIMLRDNVRTIGQMIRLYTNKNSTLNGTDYPDGSNSSEYMVQPTTYLPENFTYAQNLPCPERLPSMKGPIDVNMTEIPMEEIDLKFSKYLDVQFGGHWKPKDCKPRWKVAILIPFRNRHEHLPILFQHLTPILQRQRLQFAYYVIEQSGTQPFNRAMLFNVGFLEAMKDLDWDCLVFHDVDHIPENDRNYYGCGQMPRHFAAKLDKYMYLLPYSEFFGGVSGLTVEQFRKINGFPNAFWGWGGEDDDLWNRVHYAGLNVTRPEGEMGKYKSIPHHHRGEVQFLGSFHQSSHQRVRAPRDLWEHLFSMNSTDKVCLTPVTAHKWSAIQTQCHKTWSHHAGPQGLQITSHKYITSHYSTTRTRPILSFHCDSRYKSYCNG comes from the exons ATGGTGCAGGCCCAGGGTATCATGTTGAGGGATAACGTGAGGACCATTGGCCAGATGATCAGACTCTACACCAATAAGAACAGTACCCTCAACGGCACAG ATTACCCAGATGGCAGTAACTCCAGTGAATATATGGTTCAACCAACCACATACCTTCCTGAGAACTTCACATACGCCCAGAACCTCCCCTGCCCAGAACGCTTACCTTCTATGA AGGGTCCTATAGATGTGAATATGACTGAGATTCCTATGGAGGAGATTGATCTGAAGTTCTCTAAGTATCTGGATGTTCAGTTTGGTGGCCACTGGAAACCCAAGGACTGCAAACCACGCTGGAAG GTAGCCATCTTGATTCCGTTCCGTAACCGTCACGAGCACCTTCCCATCCTTTTCCAGCACCTCACCCCCatactgcagagacagagactgcaGTTCGCATACTACGTCATCGAGCAG tcTGGGACGCAGCCCTTCAACAGAGCCATGTTGTTTAATGTGGGTTTCCTGGAGGCCATGAAGGATCTGGACTGGGACTGTCTGGTGTTCCACGATGTTGACCACATCCCAGAGAATGACCGTAACTACTACGGCTGTGGTCAGATGCCTCGCCACTTCGCAGCCAAACTGGACAAGTACATGTACCT tctaccctacagtgAGTTCTTCGGGGGCGTGAGTGGACTTACAGTGGAGCAGTTCCGCAAGATCAACGGCTTTCCTAATGCATTCTggggctggggaggagaggacgaTGACCTCTGGAACAG agtgcACTATGCTGGTCTGAACGTCACGAGgccggagggagagatgggtaaaTACAAGTCCATCCCACACCACCACCGAGGAGAAGTGCAGTTCCTCGGCAG TTTTCATCAGTCTTCACACCAACGTGTCCGTGCTCCCAGGGATCTGTGGGAACATCTCTTCTCCATGAATTCCACAGATAAGGTGTGTTTGACCCCTGTGACAGCCCACAAATGGTCAGCCATCCAAACACAATGTCATAAAACGTGGAGTCATCACGCTGGACCTCAGGGCCTGCAAATCACCAGTCACAAGTATATCACCTCTCATTATTCCACCACACGAACTAGGCCAATCCTCTCGTTTCACTGTGACTCCAGGTATAAATCGTACTGTAACGGCTAG
- the b4galt6 gene encoding beta-1,4-galactosyltransferase 6 isoform X1, producing MVNWRRLLRVSNRSFLALIVFFSMSTTCLYFIYVAPGIANTYFFMVQAQGIMLRDNVRTIGQMIRLYTNKNSTLNGTDYPDGSNSSEYMVQPTTYLPENFTYAQNLPCPERLPSMKGPIDVNMTEIPMEEIDLKFSKYLDVQFGGHWKPKDCKPRWKVAILIPFRNRHEHLPILFQHLTPILQRQRLQFAYYVIEQSGTQPFNRAMLFNVGFLEAMKDLDWDCLVFHDVDHIPENDRNYYGCGQMPRHFAAKLDKYMYLLPYSEFFGGVSGLTVEQFRKINGFPNAFWGWGGEDDDLWNRVHYAGLNVTRPEGEMGKYKSIPHHHRGEVQFLGSFHQSSHQRVRAPRDLWEHLFSMNSTDKVCLTPVTAHKWSAIQTQCHKTWSHHAGPQGLQITSHKYITSHYSTTRTRPILSFHCDSRYKSYCNG from the exons ATGGTGAATTGGAGGCGGCTGCTGCGGGTATCGAACCGCTCCTTTTTGGCCTTAATTGTTTTCTTCTCCATGTCAACGACGTGTCTCTACTTCATATATGTTGCTCCTGGAATAG ccAACACCTACTTCTTCATGGTGCAGGCCCAGGGTATCATGTTGAGGGATAACGTGAGGACCATTGGCCAGATGATCAGACTCTACACCAATAAGAACAGTACCCTCAACGGCACAG ATTACCCAGATGGCAGTAACTCCAGTGAATATATGGTTCAACCAACCACATACCTTCCTGAGAACTTCACATACGCCCAGAACCTCCCCTGCCCAGAACGCTTACCTTCTATGA AGGGTCCTATAGATGTGAATATGACTGAGATTCCTATGGAGGAGATTGATCTGAAGTTCTCTAAGTATCTGGATGTTCAGTTTGGTGGCCACTGGAAACCCAAGGACTGCAAACCACGCTGGAAG GTAGCCATCTTGATTCCGTTCCGTAACCGTCACGAGCACCTTCCCATCCTTTTCCAGCACCTCACCCCCatactgcagagacagagactgcaGTTCGCATACTACGTCATCGAGCAG tcTGGGACGCAGCCCTTCAACAGAGCCATGTTGTTTAATGTGGGTTTCCTGGAGGCCATGAAGGATCTGGACTGGGACTGTCTGGTGTTCCACGATGTTGACCACATCCCAGAGAATGACCGTAACTACTACGGCTGTGGTCAGATGCCTCGCCACTTCGCAGCCAAACTGGACAAGTACATGTACCT tctaccctacagtgAGTTCTTCGGGGGCGTGAGTGGACTTACAGTGGAGCAGTTCCGCAAGATCAACGGCTTTCCTAATGCATTCTggggctggggaggagaggacgaTGACCTCTGGAACAG agtgcACTATGCTGGTCTGAACGTCACGAGgccggagggagagatgggtaaaTACAAGTCCATCCCACACCACCACCGAGGAGAAGTGCAGTTCCTCGGCAG TTTTCATCAGTCTTCACACCAACGTGTCCGTGCTCCCAGGGATCTGTGGGAACATCTCTTCTCCATGAATTCCACAGATAAGGTGTGTTTGACCCCTGTGACAGCCCACAAATGGTCAGCCATCCAAACACAATGTCATAAAACGTGGAGTCATCACGCTGGACCTCAGGGCCTGCAAATCACCAGTCACAAGTATATCACCTCTCATTATTCCACCACACGAACTAGGCCAATCCTCTCGTTTCACTGTGACTCCAGGTATAAATCGTACTGTAACGGCTAG
- the b4galt6 gene encoding beta-1,4-galactosyltransferase 6 isoform X2 → MVNWRRLLRVSNRSFLALIVFFSMSTTCLYFIYVAPGIANTYFFMVQAQGIMLRDNVRTIGQMIRLYTNKNSTLNGTDYPDGSNSSEYMVQPTTYLPENFTYAQNLPCPERLPSMKGPIDVNMTEIPMEEIDLKFSKYLDVQFGGHWKPKDCKPRWKHLTPILQRQRLQFAYYVIEQSGTQPFNRAMLFNVGFLEAMKDLDWDCLVFHDVDHIPENDRNYYGCGQMPRHFAAKLDKYMYLLPYSEFFGGVSGLTVEQFRKINGFPNAFWGWGGEDDDLWNRVHYAGLNVTRPEGEMGKYKSIPHHHRGEVQFLGSFHQSSHQRVRAPRDLWEHLFSMNSTDKVCLTPVTAHKWSAIQTQCHKTWSHHAGPQGLQITSHKYITSHYSTTRTRPILSFHCDSRYKSYCNG, encoded by the exons ATGGTGAATTGGAGGCGGCTGCTGCGGGTATCGAACCGCTCCTTTTTGGCCTTAATTGTTTTCTTCTCCATGTCAACGACGTGTCTCTACTTCATATATGTTGCTCCTGGAATAG ccAACACCTACTTCTTCATGGTGCAGGCCCAGGGTATCATGTTGAGGGATAACGTGAGGACCATTGGCCAGATGATCAGACTCTACACCAATAAGAACAGTACCCTCAACGGCACAG ATTACCCAGATGGCAGTAACTCCAGTGAATATATGGTTCAACCAACCACATACCTTCCTGAGAACTTCACATACGCCCAGAACCTCCCCTGCCCAGAACGCTTACCTTCTATGA AGGGTCCTATAGATGTGAATATGACTGAGATTCCTATGGAGGAGATTGATCTGAAGTTCTCTAAGTATCTGGATGTTCAGTTTGGTGGCCACTGGAAACCCAAGGACTGCAAACCACGCTGGAAG CACCTCACCCCCatactgcagagacagagactgcaGTTCGCATACTACGTCATCGAGCAG tcTGGGACGCAGCCCTTCAACAGAGCCATGTTGTTTAATGTGGGTTTCCTGGAGGCCATGAAGGATCTGGACTGGGACTGTCTGGTGTTCCACGATGTTGACCACATCCCAGAGAATGACCGTAACTACTACGGCTGTGGTCAGATGCCTCGCCACTTCGCAGCCAAACTGGACAAGTACATGTACCT tctaccctacagtgAGTTCTTCGGGGGCGTGAGTGGACTTACAGTGGAGCAGTTCCGCAAGATCAACGGCTTTCCTAATGCATTCTggggctggggaggagaggacgaTGACCTCTGGAACAG agtgcACTATGCTGGTCTGAACGTCACGAGgccggagggagagatgggtaaaTACAAGTCCATCCCACACCACCACCGAGGAGAAGTGCAGTTCCTCGGCAG TTTTCATCAGTCTTCACACCAACGTGTCCGTGCTCCCAGGGATCTGTGGGAACATCTCTTCTCCATGAATTCCACAGATAAGGTGTGTTTGACCCCTGTGACAGCCCACAAATGGTCAGCCATCCAAACACAATGTCATAAAACGTGGAGTCATCACGCTGGACCTCAGGGCCTGCAAATCACCAGTCACAAGTATATCACCTCTCATTATTCCACCACACGAACTAGGCCAATCCTCTCGTTTCACTGTGACTCCAGGTATAAATCGTACTGTAACGGCTAG
- the b4galt6 gene encoding beta-1,4-galactosyltransferase 6 isoform X3, whose translation MVNWRRLLRVSNRSFLALIVFFSMSTTCLYFIYVAPGIANTYFFMVQAQGIMLRDNVRTIGQMIRLYTNKNSTLNGTDYPDGSNSSEYMVQPTTYLPENFTYAQNLPCPERLPSMKGPIDVNMTEIPMEEIDLKFSKYLDVQFGGHWKPKDCKPRWKVAILIPFRNRHEHLPILFQHLTPILQRQRLQFAYYVIEQSGTQPFNRAMLFNVGFLEAMKDLDWDCLVFHDVDHIPENDRNYYGCGQMPRHFAAKLDKYMYLLPYSEFFGGVSGLTVEQFRKINGFPNAFWGWGGEDDDLWNRVHYAGLNVTRPEGEMGKYKSIPHHHRGEVQFLGSFHQSSHQRVRAPRDLWEHLFSMNSTDKVQVTEVFQREAAPGWTEQPQLQP comes from the exons ATGGTGAATTGGAGGCGGCTGCTGCGGGTATCGAACCGCTCCTTTTTGGCCTTAATTGTTTTCTTCTCCATGTCAACGACGTGTCTCTACTTCATATATGTTGCTCCTGGAATAG ccAACACCTACTTCTTCATGGTGCAGGCCCAGGGTATCATGTTGAGGGATAACGTGAGGACCATTGGCCAGATGATCAGACTCTACACCAATAAGAACAGTACCCTCAACGGCACAG ATTACCCAGATGGCAGTAACTCCAGTGAATATATGGTTCAACCAACCACATACCTTCCTGAGAACTTCACATACGCCCAGAACCTCCCCTGCCCAGAACGCTTACCTTCTATGA AGGGTCCTATAGATGTGAATATGACTGAGATTCCTATGGAGGAGATTGATCTGAAGTTCTCTAAGTATCTGGATGTTCAGTTTGGTGGCCACTGGAAACCCAAGGACTGCAAACCACGCTGGAAG GTAGCCATCTTGATTCCGTTCCGTAACCGTCACGAGCACCTTCCCATCCTTTTCCAGCACCTCACCCCCatactgcagagacagagactgcaGTTCGCATACTACGTCATCGAGCAG tcTGGGACGCAGCCCTTCAACAGAGCCATGTTGTTTAATGTGGGTTTCCTGGAGGCCATGAAGGATCTGGACTGGGACTGTCTGGTGTTCCACGATGTTGACCACATCCCAGAGAATGACCGTAACTACTACGGCTGTGGTCAGATGCCTCGCCACTTCGCAGCCAAACTGGACAAGTACATGTACCT tctaccctacagtgAGTTCTTCGGGGGCGTGAGTGGACTTACAGTGGAGCAGTTCCGCAAGATCAACGGCTTTCCTAATGCATTCTggggctggggaggagaggacgaTGACCTCTGGAACAG agtgcACTATGCTGGTCTGAACGTCACGAGgccggagggagagatgggtaaaTACAAGTCCATCCCACACCACCACCGAGGAGAAGTGCAGTTCCTCGGCAG TTTTCATCAGTCTTCACACCAACGTGTCCGTGCTCCCAGGGATCTGTGGGAACATCTCTTCTCCATGAATTCCACAGATAAG gtACAAGTTACTGAGGTATTCCAAAGAGAGGCAGCACCTGGATGGACTGAACAACCTCAACTACAACCCTGA
- the b4galt6 gene encoding beta-1,4-galactosyltransferase 6 isoform X5, with the protein MVNWRRLLRVSNRSFLALIVFFSMSTTCLYFIYVAPGIANTYFFMVQAQGIMLRDNVRTIGQMIRLYTNKNSTLNGTDYPDGSNSSEYMVQPTTYLPENFTYAQNLPCPERLPSMKGPIDVNMTEIPMEEIDLKFSKYLDVQFGGHWKPKDCKPRWKVAILIPFRNRHEHLPILFQHLTPILQRQRLQFAYYVIEQSGTQPFNRAMLFNVGFLEAMKDLDWDCLVFHDVDHIPENDRNYYGCGQMPRHFAAKLDKYMYLLPYSEFFGGVSGLTVEQFRKINGFPNAFWGWGGEDDDLWNRVHYAGLNVTRPEGEMGKYKSIPHHHRGEVQFLGRYKLLRYSKERQHLDGLNNLNYNPEISLSSLYKNITVDLHPDLAPITDY; encoded by the exons ATGGTGAATTGGAGGCGGCTGCTGCGGGTATCGAACCGCTCCTTTTTGGCCTTAATTGTTTTCTTCTCCATGTCAACGACGTGTCTCTACTTCATATATGTTGCTCCTGGAATAG ccAACACCTACTTCTTCATGGTGCAGGCCCAGGGTATCATGTTGAGGGATAACGTGAGGACCATTGGCCAGATGATCAGACTCTACACCAATAAGAACAGTACCCTCAACGGCACAG ATTACCCAGATGGCAGTAACTCCAGTGAATATATGGTTCAACCAACCACATACCTTCCTGAGAACTTCACATACGCCCAGAACCTCCCCTGCCCAGAACGCTTACCTTCTATGA AGGGTCCTATAGATGTGAATATGACTGAGATTCCTATGGAGGAGATTGATCTGAAGTTCTCTAAGTATCTGGATGTTCAGTTTGGTGGCCACTGGAAACCCAAGGACTGCAAACCACGCTGGAAG GTAGCCATCTTGATTCCGTTCCGTAACCGTCACGAGCACCTTCCCATCCTTTTCCAGCACCTCACCCCCatactgcagagacagagactgcaGTTCGCATACTACGTCATCGAGCAG tcTGGGACGCAGCCCTTCAACAGAGCCATGTTGTTTAATGTGGGTTTCCTGGAGGCCATGAAGGATCTGGACTGGGACTGTCTGGTGTTCCACGATGTTGACCACATCCCAGAGAATGACCGTAACTACTACGGCTGTGGTCAGATGCCTCGCCACTTCGCAGCCAAACTGGACAAGTACATGTACCT tctaccctacagtgAGTTCTTCGGGGGCGTGAGTGGACTTACAGTGGAGCAGTTCCGCAAGATCAACGGCTTTCCTAATGCATTCTggggctggggaggagaggacgaTGACCTCTGGAACAG agtgcACTATGCTGGTCTGAACGTCACGAGgccggagggagagatgggtaaaTACAAGTCCATCCCACACCACCACCGAGGAGAAGTGCAGTTCCTCGGCAG gtACAAGTTACTGAGGTATTCCAAAGAGAGGCAGCACCTGGATGGACTGAACAACCTCAACTACAACCCTGAGATCTCCCTGAGCTCCCTGTACAAGAACATCACCGTGGACCTCCACCCTGACCTGGCCCCCATTACAGACTACTGA